AATTCATTTTAAATCCTATTAAACCTCTTTCTAACTAGGGCCCAGTAGAACGGCTCCTGCAAAGAAGGGTGGTGAGAAGAAGGGCCGTTCTGCCCTCAACAAGGTAGTGACCAGAGAATACACAATCAACATTCACAAATGTATCCatggagtgggtttcaagaagTGTGCCCCTCAGGCACTCAAAGAGATCTGgaaatttgccatgaaggagatgggaactccagatgtgCACATTGACACCAAGCTCAACAAAGTtgtctgggccaaaggaataaggaatgttccataccGCATCCGTGTGCGGTTGTCCAGAAAATGTAACGAGGATGAAGATTCACCGAACAAGCTCTATACACTGGTTACCTACGtacctgtcaccactttcaaaaatctacaaactgttaatgtggatgagaactaatcgctgattgtcaaataaaggtatgaaactgcaataaaataaaaactaaaaaataaatcctattaaTCTCAGCTTGTAAGTTAGGAGATCTATAGATGAGAAATGCTAGTTTTTGCAATAACAATTTCGCAACAAGTTTTACGTTTGagcatatgaaaaagtaaaagaatgtgtgaggaaaaaaaaaaagaatgtgtgagatgaattaaaaatattagatataCCAGACCCTGACCTCCAAATTAATCCTGTTAGTTTTAGCATTCCACATGGCCGTTCTTGCTTCCCACAGGATCTTACCCTGGCCTGTCTCTGTTTCCTTTTGTCATGAGTTCCATTCCACTGAAATTCCAGCTCCAGGTTTTAGAAACCCCTACATTTATCAAAACAACCCTGTCAAGTTGAGTACCATTAACAGATAATGAGAGAAGACAACAGATGTGGTTAGAAGCAAAGCACTCCATATTCTACAGGCCTCAGCATGCAGCCTAGTGAGCTGACATCTGACTTTACCCTAACAGTTATAATTAAATACAAAGTCTAGCTAAACTAACATTAAAGCTATGACCAGAAACAGTACACAAGGGAAATGTAAAGTATAACCTTAGCACTAGCTGAACAAGGCCCAAGCTATTTCTGACCCTTAACCTCCAACAACTGCACTGCATTTACTCTCTGTGCCACTCTGTTTCTGTCACAGTAAGGAAGACTCTTGGCCACATCTTCTAAAGATGGTGGCCTTGGACTACTCCCCCCAAGACCACCAAAGGAGCTCAGAGACCAGTATTTTTTTACATGAAAGTTTAAAGGTAACATGCATCTAACAATAACTTAGTAAGGTCTGCCAAGAGTCTATCAAGTTGAGACAATCAACACATGCTTTCCTATTGCATTATCTAGTAAAATCATCCAGATCCAGTAATTAAGCTCGCCTTTTCCCCCAGTTATCAAAAGGTCAAA
The Vulpes lagopus strain Blue_001 chromosome 10, ASM1834538v1, whole genome shotgun sequence genome window above contains:
- the LOC121500943 gene encoding 60S ribosomal protein L31-like, with the protein product MKHNAFAILKGPSRTAPAKKGGEKKGRSALNKVVTREYTINIHKCIHGVGFKKCAPQALKEIWKFAMKEMGTPDVHIDTKLNKVVWAKGIRNVPYRIRVRLSRKCNEDEDSPNKLYTLVTYVPVTTFKNLQTVNVDEN